A part of Rhinatrema bivittatum chromosome 16, aRhiBiv1.1, whole genome shotgun sequence genomic DNA contains:
- the LOC115077528 gene encoding olfactory receptor 11G2-like: MWEGNHTEVKFFILRGISIDEGAQAVLFPLFLLVYTLSLVGNLTIILLVRSNTSLHRPMYILLGNLSFAEIWYTTATVPKMLSGFLSQRNYISFIGCFLQYFFFFSLGSTEGFILTIMGYDRYLAICHPLHYNLLMSGRICCHLATFCWVTGFLWTFVPVILVSRLPFCGNEIDHLLCDTGPLLELSCVRDFLTEVTSSVVTSIMILISFSFTCISYLFIIKATIRIPSSSGRLKAFSTCASHLTVVLMFLGGAMYMYVRPTGKHQLYTDKAVAIIYTAVTPLLNPVIYSFRNKQFRDAVKKVIRHLLYRL; the protein is encoded by the coding sequence ATGTGGGAAGGAAACCATACAGAAGTGAAATTCTTTATTCTCCGTGGAATATCCATCGATGAGGGTGCACAAGCTGTTCTATTTCCACTTTTCTTACTGGTCTACACTCTTTCTTTGGTGGGGAATTTAACAATCATCCTGCTGGTGAGGTCCAACACTTCCCTTCACAGGCCCATGTACATTCTCCTGGGCAACTTGTCTTTTGCTGAAATCTGGTACACAACTGCTACTGTGCCGAAAATGCTGTCTGGCTTTCTATCACAAAGGAACTACATCTCCTTCATTGGCTGCTTCCTGCagtattttttcttcttctctttgggCTCCACTGAGGGTTTTATTCTAACCATCATGGGTTATGATCGATATCTAGCCATCTGCCATCCCCTCCACTATAATTTGTTGATGAGCGGCAGAATATGCTGTCACCTTGCCACTTTCTGCTGGGTCACTGGCTTCCTCTGGACGTTTGTACCTGTAATATTAGTGTCACGCCTTCCCTTCTGTGGAAATGAGATTGATCATTTGCTATGTGATACAGGCCCACTGCTGGAACTTTCTTGTGTGAGGGACTTTTTGACAGAAGTGACCAGTTCTGTAGTCACCTCAATAATGATTCTCATTTCCTTCTCCTTTACTTGTATCTCTTATCTTTTCATTATAAAAGCCACAATAAGAATTCCTTCCTCATCTGGGCGTCTCAAAGCCTTTTCCACTTGTGCCTCACATCTCACTGTGGTGCTCATGTTCCTTGGAGGTGCTATGTACATGTACGTCAGGCCCACAGGGAAGCACCAATTGTACACAGATAAGGCTGTGGCTATAATCTACACTGCTGTGACTCCTTTGCTGAATCCTGTAATCTATAGTTTTCGGAATAAGCAGTTCAGGGATGCAGTGAAAAAAGTCATAAGACATTTATTATACAGATTATAA